In one Lolium rigidum isolate FL_2022 chromosome 3, APGP_CSIRO_Lrig_0.1, whole genome shotgun sequence genomic region, the following are encoded:
- the LOC124697936 gene encoding uncharacterized protein LOC124697936, with translation MGKRSSGAVEPREFGSMEDFWGFYLGQHSKPATRRWHFAGTLASLVCALLAAATGRAALLVACPVLGYGMAWYSHFFVEGNRPATFGHPVWSLLCDYRMFALILTGRIDAELARLRIRPRSDAAVHQE, from the coding sequence ATGGGGAAGAGGAGCAGCGGCGCCGTGGAGCCTCGGGAGTTCGGGAGCATGGAGGACTTCTGGGGCTTCTACCTGGGCCAGCACTCGAAGCCGGCGACGCGGCGCTGGCACTTCGCCGGCACGCTGGCCTCGCTCGTCTGCGCGCTCCTCGCGGccgccacgggccgcgccgcgctCCTGGTGGCGTGCCCCGTGCTCGGGTACGGCATGGCGTGGTACAGCCACTTCTTCGTGGAGGGCAACCGGCCGGCCACGTTCGGCCACCCCGTCTGGTCCTTGCTCTGCGACTACCGCATGTTCGCCCTCATCCTCACCGGCCGCATCGACGCCGAGCTCGCCCGCCTCCGCATCCGGCCCCGGAGCGACGCCGCCGTTCACCAGGAGTGA